Genomic window (Paenibacillus sp. 37):
CTGCAATATACGTTGATTCGGCTTTCGTATGTGCCTGTAGATACATATGCTTTGCTGGTTTCGTTATTTGACCTGTTAACCTCGGTTGTTATCATTTTTTTGTATCATACCTTAATCAACAGTGAGGTCGAGAAGCGCAGGCTTCGGGAAAAAAATCGGTTCCTGACCCTGCATGATCCGCTTACCGGACTGTTGAATTACGAAGGTTACATGGAGGTGTTACATAAGACAGTAGAAGAGCAGCGGTCTTTTTTGCTTGTCCTTTTGAACGTCAATAACTTTAGCGGCTTTAAAAAAGATTCAGAAGATCCTTGGTGTACGGTAATCACAGGTACAGGTCAGATGATTAGCAATCATTTCACCGAGGCCTATGGCATATCCCGGTATGCAGGAGACCGATTTGCGGTCGTTTTGCCGGAGATACAGGATGTGGAAGAACGAATGTCGTCACTGCTATCCGTGCAGCTTCAAGGACTCCAGGTAAGCTATAGCATCTCCCTGTACCCAGAAATGTCGGATTCGTTGCAGCACTTTATGACGGTAGCCGAGGATAGGCTGCTTCAACAACAGCGCAGCAAATGGCTGAAAAATGAAGAAGAAGTATTTCGTTCCGAAAGACTAAGGGCTGTAGGTGAACTGGCCGCGGGTATGGCTCACGAAATTCGGAACCCGCTTACCGCAATTCGTGGATTCCTGCAGCTTTCCCGTGGACAAGCGTTTAATATCGCGCCATGGTATGAAGTGATTATGGGTGAGGTGACGAGAGTAACCGATCTGACGGCTGAATTTTTGCAGTTTTCCAAACCACATGCCAATCATATGAAGCCTGAACATTTGGGTCACTGCCTTGAACGAGTGATGTCTCTGACCGAGTCAGATGCGGCATCTCGAGGGCATCAAATTACACTTGAAATGACTAATGAGCCAGTTGTGATCATCATGGATCGGGATAAAATTGTACAGGTATTGATCAATCTGATTCGTAACGCTTTTGAAGCAATGACAGACCCTGGTGAGGTTCATATGGATTTGTTGCAGGACGGAGATGCAGTACTCATTTCAATTACAGATACAGGAAGTGGAATTCCGGAAAATTCGCTATCCACCATCTTTAATCCATTTTATACAACCAAAGAAGAAGGTACGGGACTGGGACTTGCACTCTGCCAGAAAATCGTTCAGGATCATAATGGTAAAATTACCGTCCATAGCGAAATGGGGGTGGGTTCCACCTTCACGCTTCATCTGCCAATGGAGACGTAAATCATATAACTTACCCAGAGATAGCAATTAAATAGTCATTAGACAAAAACATAAAAACGCCGCATGGGTCCTGAAGAACCCCGTGCGGCGTTTAGTATTTCGATTAAACTATTGTGCAGTAGCTATGCAGACACACTTTAGTTCGACTTATTGAGCTGTCCCTGATGTAACTGATAGTAGAATCCTTGTTGCTGCATCAACTCGTCATGGCTGCCCCATTCAGCGATCTGTCCATCATCAATTACGAGAATCTGATCGGCTTCACGAATCGTGCTCAGTCTGTGGGCGATGACAAAGCTGGTGCGGTCTTTCATTAAAGTGCGCATTGCTTCCTGGATCTTCATCTCTGTACGCGTATCAATGCTGCTCGTTGCTTCATCCAGAATAAGAATGGCCGGATCAGCCAGAATTGCCCGGGCAATGGTTAGCAGTTGTCGTTGTCCCTGACTCAGGTTACTTCCCCCGGAAATGATGGGGGTATCGTAGCTCTGTGGCAGTTTTCGGATGAACGAATGTGCATTCGCCAGCTCAGCCGCTTGCCTGATCTGTTCATCGGTTGCGTCGGGCTTGCCATAGGCGAGATTGTCGCGAATGGTACCCGAGAACAGGTAGGCATCCTGAAGTACAATGCCGAGCTGCCGACGGAGTTGATCCTTCTCCAGTTCCGAGATGTCACATCCATCAATGGTAATCCGTCCACCTGTAATCTCGTAGAAACGGGGTAACAGGTTGATAATGGTCGTTTTACCTGCACCGGTGGGTCCAACGAGTGCAATCATCTCGCCAGGTTTTGCGGTAAAGCTAACCTTCTTCAGAATGTCTCGCTCCGCACTGTACCCGAAGGACACATCCTCGAATACAACTTTACCTTGAATCTGATCCAGTTGTTTTTTCTGTTCCTTCACATATTCGCCAGGCGTATCCATGATGTGAAAGACACGTTCAGCACCAGCAATTGCAGCCTGAATCAGATTGTACTGATTGGCCAGATCGTTGAGAGGCCGCTCAATCTGGCGGGAGTAAGCGAGAAAGCTGACGATTAGTCCGATGGATGTCAGATCATGATAAGCCATCCATCCACCTACAGAAGCCAGTATGGCAAACCCGATATTGTTCATCACGTTCATCGTAGGCCCAACCAGACCCGAAACGGTTTGGGCCTGTGTGCTGGATGTGCGCAGTTTCTCGTTCAGATTTTCAAAATGTTGATGTGCCTGAGCCTGACGGTTATAGGCCGCTACGACTTTTTGACCAGCAATGGTTTCCTGAGCATACCCATTCAGCTCACCGAGCAATTTCTGCTGGGCGGTGAAGTGTTGGCGTGTTCTTGACGCGATCAGGCGAGTGGCGATGGTAATCAACGGTACCGTTATCAGACTGAGCAGGGTAAGCCGAACATCGAGTGCAAACATGATCGACAAGGAACCAACGAGCAGGATGGCACTGGACATCAATTGAGTTACGCTTTGATTCAACGTTGTAGATACGTTATCGATATCATTGGTGGCCCGGCTCATCAGGTCCCCGCTTTGATTTTTATCAAAAAAACTGACAGGCAACTCTTGTAGTCGGGAGAACAACGCATGTCGCAGATCCTTAACGGTCAGTTGGGAGACACCAATCATGACATAGGATTGAGCCCACATCAGGAGTGAGCCAAGGACATAAACACTCAGCAAAAGAAGACATTCCTTCAGCAAACCCGCTGTTACTTTGGGCACGATATGTTCGTTAACGGCGCGGCCGAGAAGATAAGGTCCTGCCAGATTGAGCAGTGTACCAAGAGCCGTCAGCACTAATGCAGCGATAACTCCTTTACGATGACGTCCCATATACGACCACACCCGAAACAGGGCATGGCGAGCATTTTTCGCTCGGACTTTGGGGACAGGTCCTCTGCCCGCTGGTCCGGGTCTTCCGATGGGAGGCACGACCGTTTGTTGTATGGAGGAAGATGCAGGTTTAGCCAAATTGAACATCCTCCTTCCGTTGCTGCGAATAATAGATCGATTGGTAGTGTGATGAATGTGCCATAAGGTCATCATGTGTGCCCCTGGCAACGATCTGTCCTTCATCAATGACATATATACAGTCTGCATCCTTCACGGAGGAGATCCGCTGTGCAATCAAAAAGGTCGTGCTGTCTTTCATTAAGGACTGCAAAGCCTTCTGAATACTTGCTTCCGTGCGCAGATCCACAGCACTGGTGCTATCATCCAGAATCAGTACTTCAGGTCGCATGAGCAGGGCGCGTGCAATGGAAATCCGCTGTTTCTGTCCACCGGACAGATTGACCCCGCGCTGGCCCAGTTCCGTGTCATAGCCATCCTTTAGTTTCATAATAAAATCATCCGCAGCCGCAGCCTGTGCCGCAGCACGCAATTCAGCATCCGTTGCATTGGGCCGGCCGAAGCAAATGTTATCCCGGATGCTGCCGCTGAACAGAATGGATTCCTGGAGCACAATGGATACACGGCTGCGAAGATCCTGAAGATCCCAGTGACGAACGTTCACTCCATTCACGAGCACTTCACCCTGTGAAGCATCATACAGACGGGGAATCAGCTGCACCAGCGATGTTTTGCCTGAACCTGTTGAACCGATCAGGGCCACTTTCTCACCCGGGCGAGCGATCAGGTTAATGCCGGTAAGTGCATGTTCTCCGTCATAACGGAAAGATACGTCTCTGAACTCCACTTGACCGCCTGTGTGCGAGGGAAGGGGAGACGATTGGTATGAGTTCTGATCACGGATAGAAGACAGTGACTGTACTTTCCCGGAGTTATCGGTTCCCGATTGAATATCTGGCTGTGTATGTAACACCTCGTTGAGCCGGGCAGCAGACACCTTGGCGCGAGAGAAGCTCATCATCATCATGCCGATCGACGTGAGGGATGAGAGGACAACCGTGACATAGTTGATAAAAGCAATCAGATCTCCGGCAGCAATATCGCCTCCAACTACCTGGAAGCCTCCGAACCACAGCACCGCTACAATGGTAGCGTTCAGCATCAAGCTGAGCACGGGTGCATTCAGCGTGACTATACGCCAGGCTTTGACGGCGGTTGAAGTATAATCTTCGTTGGATTGCTTGAACCGCTTTTTCTCCAGACGTGCACGTGCAAACGCCTTGACGACACGGATGCCGGCAAGATTCTCCTGGAGCACGGCGTTGACCTGATCAAGTTTGCTCTGAACACTGGCGAACAGCGGATAGGAAGCTTTTATCAGAATAAATAAAATAATAAACAGTACCGGCACAGTGGCAATAAGAATCAAAGCCAGCTTCACACTAATTGTAAATGCCATGATAATACTACCGATAATCAGCATCGGCGAACGGATAAACATCCGCAGCAGCATCTGTACAAAAGTTTGCATCTGGGTAATATCACTGGTCAGACGAGTGATCAGAGATCCTTCCTGAAACGTATCCAGATTGCGGAAGGAGAAGGTCTGAATATGATCAAACAGTTCCTGACGCAGATCCGTGCCGTATCCCACGGCAGCTTTGCTTGAATAGAGTGTGCAGCCTGCGCCGCCAACCCAGCCGATTAACGCAACAAGCAGCATGATCAGTCCTGTAGTCACAATATGGGACAGGTTCCCTGCAAGTACACCATCATCCACGATGCTGGACATCAGTTTGGGCTGGAGCAGGTCCATGGTTACCTCAAGTACCATGAGCAGAGGGGCGACGATTGCCGCCGACTTATACGGGGTCAAGAATCGTTTTAACGTCCACAATAGGAAATCACCTCAGTTTTAATTGCATAAGTGAATCAATTTCATCAACCTTTAACTGCTTCAAGCCAGTTTTTGTTAGCGATGTCGAGAGTTTGCATCACCTCAGGATTCACGCAGGTTTTGGAGCATACGCTGTGCAAGTAGAGACATGATCCGGGATTCTTCCGGTGTAAAATCTTTCTGAGCCTGCTGTTCCAACTCCTGAATCACTACTCTCAATTCTTGAAGCGCAGAGCGCCCCAGATCGGTCAAGTATACCCGCAGACTGCGCAGATCCTTCGGGTCTGCTTCGCGTCTCACATAACCGGATGTTTCCATGCGCTTGAGCATGACGGTTACTGTTGCGGGGCTTCGCTGAAGTTGTTCGGCCAGATTTTTCTGGGATTGGCCATCCTCCCGTTCAAGCTGGAACAGCAAAGGGGGCTGCCCCGGGTATAACTCGGGGTGGTTTACAAGTTTCTCATGAACTTTGTAACGTTTCAGTTTCACGAGCTCGGATAGCTGTCCCATTAATCGCTCATTTTGGACTGGGTTCATATCATCTACTCCATTTCTACCTTCATTCGATCTTCTCGGTACTGAAAACCAGACTTTTTGAACACATCATTTAGTTAGTCGACTAACTAAATTTTAAGTTTGATTTGACATATCGTCAAGTGAATACAGATCATTTATTTTGGATTGGAAATATTGACCTGAGACAAAACGATGTGATAAATTGATATTATCTAATTGTTAATAACAAAACGTTAATAACAGAATGGGGTTTATATCGTATGACTAACGAAGGTTCCTCTGGAGGAAATGCTCCCAATTACCAGGAGCATCAGGATCAGGCACATCTCAGTGAACAACAGTTTTTGGAAACGTATAATGCGGGTGATTACGAACGTCCTTCCGTCACCGTGGACATGTTGGTCTTTACGATTCGCAGTGAAGCTCAGGAGAATTATCGCAAGCTTGCGGAACCCGAACTCCAGTTGCTGCTGATTCGGCGAGGTGGCCATCCCTATTTGGGACAGTGGGCTTTACCGGGCGGATTTGTCTCCATGCAGGAATCATTGGAAGATGCTGCTCGGCGGGAATTGTTGACGGAGACGGGGCTGGATGATATTTATCTGGAGCAACTGTACACCTGGGGAGATGTCGATCGAGATCCACGTACACGGGTTATCAGCTGTTCCTATATGGCGCTAGTGGATAGCAGCGAGCTGGAGCTTCAGGCCGGTGATGATGCCAGTGAGGCCAATTGGTTTCGTGTGGAGCAGCGTCTTCTGGAAGAGAAACGCCATATCCATGAGCGTGGACGTGTGACAGAACGCAGGCTGCAATTGATTTTGACCAATGGAACAGAAGAGTTGTCGGCCATTGTTGAGACAAAAGAAACGATAGAAGGAAAAGTGCGGAGCCATCATTTGGCGTTGGGTGAGGTTCAGGGGATTGCATTTGATCATGCCAAAATCATTCATTATGCACTTGAGCGTCTGCGATCCAAGATCGAGTATTCAGATATTGCATTCAATCTGATGCCGGAGACGTTCACACTGACTGCACTTCAGAAAGTACATGAGATCATCAGTGGCAAAAAGCTGCTGGCTGCTGCCTTCCGGCGCAAAATCGCCGATTGGGTCATTGAGACGGGGGACTATGCGAGCAGTGCCGGTCATCGACCATCACGTTTATACAGATTGAATCCAGAGAGGCATACACCATAGAAAAACGGTAGGAATCAATGAACTCGTACGAAGTGACTCAGGCCAGAGGCCCGGATCGCTGTATACATGAGGAGCAAGTAAAGAGGGGATATGGATGGAAAAGTTTACGTTTTTCTGGCGGACTGCATCGCCGTTCTCACAGTGGCACCCGGCGGACTTTACCGTGAACGGGGTTCACTACACGAGTGCGGAGCAATACATGATGCACCAGAAAGCACTGCTGTTTGGGGATCAGACCATCGCAGACAAGATTTTGAAGGCAAGCTCTGCTTCGGTACAAAAAAAGCTGGGAAGACAGGTCACGGGCTTCGAGCAGACTTTATGGGAAGCTGAGTGCCAGCGCATTGTTTACGAGGGGAATTGGGCCAAATTTACACAAAACGAAGAACTGCTAACCGCGCTGCGTGCCACTCGTGGAACGACCCTTGTGGAAGCAAGCCCGGAAGATCGCATCTGGGGTGTGGGACTGGCGGAGGAAGACCCGCGCATTCGCAATCGAAGAACATGGCGAGGAACCAACTGGCTGGGTGAGATTCTGACCCGTCTAAGAGAAGATATAGGAAGTGATTCAGATGAGTGATCAACAACAGGATAAGAACAATAGCAGCAAAAACAAAAATAGCAGTGGACGTTATAGCCACGACAGTAAACCCGATAGATCAACTGGTAATGGTGGCTCTAATTCACGTTCCAAGCGGGCTAATATCGCACAGCAGACGTTGACTATTTTGGATGAAGGGCAATATGTAAATGGTTATGATCGCAAGGTTGAGATAAGTAACGATGTGCAGCAAGCGATCCGAAATTCGGTCTTATACCGTCCAGCAGAATTGTCCGCGCTCAGAGAAAAACGTCGTACAGAAGCTCATGTTGGAATTCAACCCGCGGCCCCGTCATCTGAAGTTGAAGCTGTATTGGGTCGCATTGAAGTTACTGGCGAGACTACACTTGGAGCCGCTTCACGTTTGGCGGTAGCTGAAGGAAGAGAAGATGTGATCTGTCTAAACTTTGCATCGGCAAAAAATCCTGGCGGTGGCTTCCTTGGCGGAAGTCAGGCACAGGAAGAGAGTCTGGCCCGAGCGACAGGACTATACCCGTGCATCGCTCAAATGGATGAAATGTACGATTACAATCGCAAACAGCGATCGGGCCTATATTCGAATTATATGATCTATTCACCGGATGTTCCGGTGATCCGTGATGATGAAGACCGACTGCTGGACAAGTATTATGTATCATCATTCATTACTGCGCCGGCGGTGAATGCGGGTGTGGTGAAAGAGCGTAGAGAAGCGGATGATCTACAGATTGAGTCGGTGATGAAGGAACGCATCCGTTATATTCTGGACGTGGCTTCTGCGAATGGTCACCGCACGATTGTTCTGGGCGCGTACGGTTGCGGCGTATTTCGCAATGATCCGGCAGTGGTAGCGAAGTATTTTCATGATGTGTTAGTGGGAGAGGCATGTAAGGACGCCTTTGAACGAATTGTATTTGCCGTATATGATCGATCAGCAGGTCAGAGAACATTAAAGGCGTTTCAACGTTTTTTGGCAGAGGCCTAATAAAAAAATAAGGGATCTACATAGTTTGAACTAATCATTTGCACGATAACGGAGAGGACAGAAAAAACCTGAAAAAGCAAAGCGTTCGCCTTTATCCCTGGATTTTCCCGTCTAGAAAAAGGGAATCGAAAAAATCTGGGGATAACAGCGATTGGAAGGTTGTTCTGTCATCGTAGTGTCAGTGTAAATAATCTTTAGTTCAACTATTGAATGAGAGCGCTTGATAAAGGAGAGGAATGCGATGCAGTTTCATGAGAGAGAACAGGATTTATTTGAACTGGGGGATGATTACACGCTTGCACACTGCATATCAGCCGATGCAAGGATGGGGAAGGGCATTGCGGTCCAGTTCCGGGAGCGATTCGGATTGGAGAATCTTCAAGAACAGGCCAAACAAGAGCCGCTTGAGATTGGACGATGTTATCCGGTAGGACGGACGCTGAATTTGGTCACCAAGGCAAAGTTCTCCAATAAGCCGACGTACCAATCGTTGACGAATGCAGTAGAATCCATGCGGGACGTATGTGTGATGGAAGGCATCACTAAACTGGCTATGCCCCGAATAGGATGCGGGCTGGACAGACTGAAATGGGAGAAAGTCAGCCCAATTATTCAGAAAGCTTTTGCCGACACGGATGTTGAGATTATTGTCTGTACAGTGTGAGTGTACTTGGTGGAAGAGGATAGATTGCAGCTTGCTGACAGGTCCAAAGCAAAAAACCTCAGCTTTGAGGGGAATAGAGTGTACGTATGATTCATACAAACGCTGTTCCGATTTCAAAGTGAGGTTTTTTTTGGTTATTTTTTGGAGAACATTTCTTTCGCTTCATCCATGGCCATTTTATTACCAATCGATGAGTAATCGAGCCAAGGCTGTGCCCCAATCGGGTAGACATGGCCAGCTTTGACTGCTTTCAGACCTTGCCAGATCGGATTGTTTTGCAGCTCCTTAAACATGGTTTGGGCTTCATCATCTGAATTCACAACCACAAAGATCGCATCTGCATTATAGTCCGGCAAGATTTCACGAGAGACGACTTGATACGGTTTCGTCGAATCGATATCTGTGATGCCTTTGGCAGGCGTCAGACCGAGATCATCATACAAAATGGGACCCATGGGACGGCGTGTACTGAACACACGTAATTCTTTGGCAGTAACACGAATCGCCATTACGGTACCATCACCAATCGTGTCATGAATCAGAGATTTCACTTCTTCCGTCTCAGTCGCGTAGTCCTGAATGTATTGCTCGGCTTCCTTCTCGCGATTCACGAGTTTGCCAATGTCTTTCAGATGGTCGCGCCATGTACCGTCATCCAGATTGAAGACATGCACCGGAGCAATTTTTTCGAATTTGGCAATATCACCACCGGAGAATTCTTCGTCCAGATAGATCACATCGGGTTTCAGGGCAAGCAAAGCTTCCATATCCGGGTCTTTAACCGGACCAAGTGGCGTTGTATTTTGAAGTTGATCAGCAACATGGGACAGGAAACCTTTGGCTTCTCCACCGATAACAGAACCAACCGGCGTAATGCCGAGAGACAGCAGATCATTGGTCAGGTGGATCGACATGGAGGCAATGCGTTGCTCTCCCGTATTTGCACTGTTGTCTTGATTGTTGGTTGAAGTATCCGTAGACGAACCACCAGAAGCAGATGATGAATCATTGGCCGTTCCACAGGCAGCGAGTACAAGCACCAGACAGAT
Coding sequences:
- a CDS encoding ATP-binding protein, encoding MKMVIFPLGCLLVILSSYVLRLTPHMATMSLSATLLVASIYGERRYPVLRKFQWIFLGIFHYFSELNWCNMLYYMLIISMIQDKPRLAQTLPISLLLMLQYTLIRLSYVPVDTYALLVSLFDLLTSVVIIFLYHTLINSEVEKRRLREKNRFLTLHDPLTGLLNYEGYMEVLHKTVEEQRSFLLVLLNVNNFSGFKKDSEDPWCTVITGTGQMISNHFTEAYGISRYAGDRFAVVLPEIQDVEERMSSLLSVQLQGLQVSYSISLYPEMSDSLQHFMTVAEDRLLQQQRSKWLKNEEEVFRSERLRAVGELAAGMAHEIRNPLTAIRGFLQLSRGQAFNIAPWYEVIMGEVTRVTDLTAEFLQFSKPHANHMKPEHLGHCLERVMSLTESDAASRGHQITLEMTNEPVVIIMDRDKIVQVLINLIRNAFEAMTDPGEVHMDLLQDGDAVLISITDTGSGIPENSLSTIFNPFYTTKEEGTGLGLALCQKIVQDHNGKITVHSEMGVGSTFTLHLPMET
- a CDS encoding TIGR02452 family protein, whose translation is MSDQQQDKNNSSKNKNSSGRYSHDSKPDRSTGNGGSNSRSKRANIAQQTLTILDEGQYVNGYDRKVEISNDVQQAIRNSVLYRPAELSALREKRRTEAHVGIQPAAPSSEVEAVLGRIEVTGETTLGAASRLAVAEGREDVICLNFASAKNPGGGFLGGSQAQEESLARATGLYPCIAQMDEMYDYNRKQRSGLYSNYMIYSPDVPVIRDDEDRLLDKYYVSSFITAPAVNAGVVKERREADDLQIESVMKERIRYILDVASANGHRTIVLGAYGCGVFRNDPAVVAKYFHDVLVGEACKDAFERIVFAVYDRSAGQRTLKAFQRFLAEA
- a CDS encoding ABC transporter ATP-binding protein, whose product is MWTLKRFLTPYKSAAIVAPLLMVLEVTMDLLQPKLMSSIVDDGVLAGNLSHIVTTGLIMLLVALIGWVGGAGCTLYSSKAAVGYGTDLRQELFDHIQTFSFRNLDTFQEGSLITRLTSDITQMQTFVQMLLRMFIRSPMLIIGSIIMAFTISVKLALILIATVPVLFIILFILIKASYPLFASVQSKLDQVNAVLQENLAGIRVVKAFARARLEKKRFKQSNEDYTSTAVKAWRIVTLNAPVLSLMLNATIVAVLWFGGFQVVGGDIAAGDLIAFINYVTVVLSSLTSIGMMMMSFSRAKVSAARLNEVLHTQPDIQSGTDNSGKVQSLSSIRDQNSYQSSPLPSHTGGQVEFRDVSFRYDGEHALTGINLIARPGEKVALIGSTGSGKTSLVQLIPRLYDASQGEVLVNGVNVRHWDLQDLRSRVSIVLQESILFSGSIRDNICFGRPNATDAELRAAAQAAAADDFIMKLKDGYDTELGQRGVNLSGGQKQRISIARALLMRPEVLILDDSTSAVDLRTEASIQKALQSLMKDSTTFLIAQRISSVKDADCIYVIDEGQIVARGTHDDLMAHSSHYQSIYYSQQRKEDVQFG
- a CDS encoding MarR family winged helix-turn-helix transcriptional regulator, translating into MNPVQNERLMGQLSELVKLKRYKVHEKLVNHPELYPGQPPLLFQLEREDGQSQKNLAEQLQRSPATVTVMLKRMETSGYVRREADPKDLRSLRVYLTDLGRSALQELRVVIQELEQQAQKDFTPEESRIMSLLAQRMLQNLRES
- a CDS encoding macro domain-containing protein, with translation MQFHEREQDLFELGDDYTLAHCISADARMGKGIAVQFRERFGLENLQEQAKQEPLEIGRCYPVGRTLNLVTKAKFSNKPTYQSLTNAVESMRDVCVMEGITKLAMPRIGCGLDRLKWEKVSPIIQKAFADTDVEIIVCTV
- a CDS encoding iron-hydroxamate ABC transporter substrate-binding protein produces the protein MLQKNLMLVLSICLVLVLAACGTANDSSSASGGSSTDTSTNNQDNSANTGEQRIASMSIHLTNDLLSLGITPVGSVIGGEAKGFLSHVADQLQNTTPLGPVKDPDMEALLALKPDVIYLDEEFSGGDIAKFEKIAPVHVFNLDDGTWRDHLKDIGKLVNREKEAEQYIQDYATETEEVKSLIHDTIGDGTVMAIRVTAKELRVFSTRRPMGPILYDDLGLTPAKGITDIDSTKPYQVVSREILPDYNADAIFVVVNSDDEAQTMFKELQNNPIWQGLKAVKAGHVYPIGAQPWLDYSSIGNKMAMDEAKEMFSKK
- a CDS encoding NUDIX domain-containing protein; amino-acid sequence: MTNEGSSGGNAPNYQEHQDQAHLSEQQFLETYNAGDYERPSVTVDMLVFTIRSEAQENYRKLAEPELQLLLIRRGGHPYLGQWALPGGFVSMQESLEDAARRELLTETGLDDIYLEQLYTWGDVDRDPRTRVISCSYMALVDSSELELQAGDDASEANWFRVEQRLLEEKRHIHERGRVTERRLQLILTNGTEELSAIVETKETIEGKVRSHHLALGEVQGIAFDHAKIIHYALERLRSKIEYSDIAFNLMPETFTLTALQKVHEIISGKKLLAAAFRRKIADWVIETGDYASSAGHRPSRLYRLNPERHTP
- a CDS encoding ABC transporter ATP-binding protein, which codes for MAKPASSSIQQTVVPPIGRPGPAGRGPVPKVRAKNARHALFRVWSYMGRHRKGVIAALVLTALGTLLNLAGPYLLGRAVNEHIVPKVTAGLLKECLLLLSVYVLGSLLMWAQSYVMIGVSQLTVKDLRHALFSRLQELPVSFFDKNQSGDLMSRATNDIDNVSTTLNQSVTQLMSSAILLVGSLSIMFALDVRLTLLSLITVPLITIATRLIASRTRQHFTAQQKLLGELNGYAQETIAGQKVVAAYNRQAQAHQHFENLNEKLRTSSTQAQTVSGLVGPTMNVMNNIGFAILASVGGWMAYHDLTSIGLIVSFLAYSRQIERPLNDLANQYNLIQAAIAGAERVFHIMDTPGEYVKEQKKQLDQIQGKVVFEDVSFGYSAERDILKKVSFTAKPGEMIALVGPTGAGKTTIINLLPRFYEITGGRITIDGCDISELEKDQLRRQLGIVLQDAYLFSGTIRDNLAYGKPDATDEQIRQAAELANAHSFIRKLPQSYDTPIISGGSNLSQGQRQLLTIARAILADPAILILDEATSSIDTRTEMKIQEAMRTLMKDRTSFVIAHRLSTIREADQILVIDDGQIAEWGSHDELMQQQGFYYQLHQGQLNKSN
- a CDS encoding NADAR family protein, with translation MEKFTFFWRTASPFSQWHPADFTVNGVHYTSAEQYMMHQKALLFGDQTIADKILKASSASVQKKLGRQVTGFEQTLWEAECQRIVYEGNWAKFTQNEELLTALRATRGTTLVEASPEDRIWGVGLAEEDPRIRNRRTWRGTNWLGEILTRLREDIGSDSDE